A window of the Blattabacterium cuenoti genome harbors these coding sequences:
- a CDS encoding lytic transglycosylase domain-containing protein, translating into MGTTTIKNIMFSLFILKSMVIQSVSKPFLEQRNVINFHKNVYNPKLNLNNIYIEKLWKKMLEGKKKFLSGKKLSHNNKKNIVFINITPEELRLRLNFLNQKSQIKILKYNSIVHASVESYLRMSKYIGKIISLSDFYFPMFEEKLENYRLPKEIKYLAIIESNLNPLATSKAGAKGIWQFMPETGKIYNLNINNIYDERNDPIKSTEAACRYFRFLYKKIGNWELVLAAYNAGPGTVDKILQRNKNMKDFWKLWEFFPKETQNYIPRFIAINYVMNYYKEHNISTPHFYPYKYKYKETVLISMKEKISVKFFADNLNIPYQDLRILNPQYLVDLIPIGYKLRLPKNKILLFKSKEGFFSKKKQNS; encoded by the coding sequence ATGGGAACGACAACGATAAAAAATATTATGTTTTCTTTGTTCATATTAAAAAGTATGGTAATACAATCTGTATCAAAACCATTCTTAGAACAAAGAAATGTAATCAACTTTCATAAAAATGTTTATAATCCAAAATTAAATTTGAATAACATATATATAGAAAAATTATGGAAAAAAATGTTAGAAGGAAAGAAAAAATTTTTATCTGGAAAAAAGTTATCTCATAATAATAAAAAAAATATTGTTTTTATCAATATAACCCCCGAAGAATTAAGACTAAGACTAAATTTTCTGAATCAGAAATCTCAAATTAAAATACTAAAATACAATAGCATTGTACATGCTTCTGTTGAGAGTTATCTTCGTATGAGTAAATATATAGGAAAAATCATTTCATTATCAGATTTCTATTTTCCTATGTTTGAAGAAAAACTTGAAAATTATCGTCTTCCAAAAGAAATAAAATATTTAGCCATTATAGAGTCAAATTTAAATCCACTTGCTACTTCCAAGGCGGGAGCGAAAGGTATTTGGCAATTCATGCCTGAAACTGGAAAAATATATAATCTTAATATTAATAATATTTATGATGAAAGAAATGATCCGATTAAATCCACAGAAGCAGCTTGCCGATATTTTAGATTTCTATATAAAAAAATAGGAAATTGGGAATTGGTTTTAGCGGCTTACAATGCAGGGCCAGGAACTGTAGATAAAATATTGCAACGTAATAAAAATATGAAAGATTTTTGGAAATTATGGGAATTTTTTCCAAAAGAAACTCAGAATTATATTCCAAGATTTATTGCTATAAATTATGTAATGAATTATTATAAAGAACATAATATTTCTACACCCCATTTTTATCCTTACAAGTATAAATATAAAGAAACTGTATTAATTTCTATGAAAGAAAAAATTTCAGTGAAATTTTTTGCTGATAATCTTAATATACCTTATCAAGATTTAAGGATTCTTAATCCGCAATATCTTGTCGATCTTATTCCTATTGGTTATAAATTAAGACTACCAAAAAATAAGATTTTACTTTTTAAAAGTAAAGAAGGATTTTTTTCAAAAAAAAAACAAAATAGTTAA